GATGTCCCCGATTCCTATTGTCTGTGGCCCAACGATACAATTAGCGAGATCGCCTACAATGCCAACGTGTCGGAAGAGGCGATCCTGAAAGCCAATCCTGGGTGGACGGGACAGGCAGGCAGTACGATTCAGTTGCCCCGCGACAGCACACCCCCGCGCGACTGGACCGCGCCCCTGCCCCAGGTCGACTCCGTTGAGGACCTGCCCTTCGGCATCTCCGGTTATTATATCGGACGCGACAACCGCCAGAAACGGGTCGCTCTCTCATTTGACATCGGCTTTGTCGAGGGCAACAGGGAATTGATGGAACAATTGGCCGCCCGCGGGATTCGAGCCACCTTCTTTGTGCTGGGTGGTGCCGTGGAAAACCACCCGGAGATGATCGCCCCCATCCTGGAAAATGGGCATGAGTTGGGCAACCATTCCTACACCCACGAGAACATGCTGGCGATGACAACAGACGCGGTAGCACAGGAACTTGCCGTGACCGAACAATTTGTTCAGGCAGCCTATCCCGGTGCAACCACCAAACCAATCTTTCGCGCCCCCTTCGGCGCAATTAACGATTCTATCGTCAGTCGTGCCAAAGGTGAAGGCTATCATATCATAGGTTGGACGGTCGACAGCCGAGATTGGACCGACGAGATAACCCCGGAGTCCCTCTACGACCGGGTAACTGAGCTCGTCTGCCCCGGCGCGATCATCGCCATGCACGATGTAAACCCGGCTAATCAAGCTGCCCTGCCCCGCCTGCTCGATTTCCTGGAGGGCAGCGGCTACGAATTCGTCACCATCTCCGAAATCCTCTTTTCATAGAGTTGCACTTCCCACCGATTGACAATTGATCGCTGACCATTGACCATGATGCCTGAGGCAACCATGCTCCTCGATGCCCGTTTTGCCCACACAAATATCGTCGCCAGGGATTGGAAAGGCCTGGCGCGGTTTTATCAGCGAGTGTTCGACTGCCAGCCGGTCCCACCCTGGAGATCTTCCAATACGACCATTTCGAGGAACGAACAGTCCCGGCAGCCAACCAGCTCGGCTTCGCCCACATCGCCTTCGCCGTAGATGACGTCGAGACCGCGCTGGCCCTGGTTGTTACGGAAGGTGGCAGCGCGCTGGGCGAGACAGTCGCCGTCCAGATTCCTGGCGCGGGCACCATCACCCTGGTCTACGCGACCGACCCTGAAGACAATATCATCGAACTGCAACGCTGGTCGAACAGCACCTGACTGGCCGGTCAGGGATGGCTCCTGCGCAGGGAGCAATGTCCATTGGTACAGAAGACCACCAGGACACGATTCCCCCGGCTACAAGCAACCTACGGTCGCAGCGCCCGATCGATCGGGCTAAGCCTGCTTTCGACATTGAACAGATGTACCGCCAGGGGTTTTTTGACAAATGAGCCGCCCCGCGTACACTGAGAAACACCAGCCTCTTGCAGCGCCAACACCCACCTGAGACGACATGTCAGGCTACTGGCGAGGCCCTGGTCCTGGGGCAACGCCGTGCGCTATCGTGAAAAAGGGCCGGGGATGAACCTGCGGTCGCTCACCGGCAGACCAAATCCGGCATTCTGATCGCTTAGGTTGAGTTATCGCCGGACCACCATGTTGACAAAAGGAGAACAAACGTCATCAACTATCTGTTTGTCTCGCTGCCAGGTCTGACAGGTCTCGCGTAGTTTCAATTGCAGATCACGAGAAAATCTAAAGAGGATTTAAACTGGACTTTTGACAAAGCTTAACCCGGCTCGAACTGAGTCGAGTCGAAGGCGAACCTTTACGATTGGATAATCGGGCCGAGATCAGGCCACTTGGGCGGTTGAGCCGGTGTCCCCATGGTTCGACAGGCTCACCACAGGTCTGGCGAATAATCTTGGTAAAGTCACGTTACACCAGGGTTGGGGAGATGAGACGCTGTTTCATGGCTGGCAAGTTGCGTTCCCAGGGGTTCGGTAAGGCGTCCACCACATGACGGGTCATCCAAAGTTGGGCATAGGCGATGTGAGCGAGTTGCCACCAATTCTCTTCCCGTTTGACCTCGGGGGTCTGGGAGTTGACCAGGAGCAGCTTCTGTTTTCCGAAACGGAAGAAATGTTTGATGTCGAAGCGGCACAAATAGGCCTGATAGATGTGCTCAAGGGTGAGTTCATGGCGACGTGCGCCCATGACGATCAGCCACAAGGGGCGTATGAAAGCCGGGTTGCCCTCTTCATCGTAGCGCACAATGCGCACCAGAGTGAAGGGATGCTTGTGCATAGGCAGTCGTTTTGGTTTGTTCTTCCCGGTCATCAGCAGGTTATGCCAGACCTGTATCTCGATCCGGAAAACTTTGCCCAAC
This genomic window from Chloroflexota bacterium contains:
- a CDS encoding polysaccharide deacetylase family protein codes for the protein MNPINADYFELEDPSGLSLAGLLVLLDRNGRPLRADLYVAADVPNSDVNESVHQARQLLDQRYAPPVGETLPLYVLRANLHDVINIAVSPGQPAPLQDEFETRNMMAAAPATSGPAPRPAKPPWKEHPLTTYLLWGALIVLTGLALLLAAQMVSSIKDYLDSDSTSTSSLMIEQSSAQHALAAIATTPTPEPTVPSLDVPDSYCLWPNDTISEIAYNANVSEEAILKANPGWTGQAGSTIQLPRDSTPPRDWTAPLPQVDSVEDLPFGISGYYIGRDNRQKRVALSFDIGFVEGNRELMEQLAARGIRATFFVLGGAVENHPEMIAPILENGHELGNHSYTHENMLAMTTDAVAQELAVTEQFVQAAYPGATTKPIFRAPFGAINDSIVSRAKGEGYHIIGWTVDSRDWTDEITPESLYDRVTELVCPGAIIAMHDVNPANQAALPRLLDFLEGSGYEFVTISEILFS